A window of the Roseburia sp. 831b genome harbors these coding sequences:
- the thiM gene encoding hydroxyethylthiazole kinase, with amino-acid sequence MEEKLISIRNQIIEKRPIVQCITNAVTVNDCANLLLAAGASVTMAHHPLEVEEIAAGSTALVCNFGAIADYEAMEKAGRIVHEKGHAIVIDPVGVSGSTYRRTKCLELMEKVHPSCIRGNYSEIRSLLEHCSTVTGVDSADQKIDIEAMKTFAKKEQTILIASGEKDIITDGTTTFSCENGDAFMARITGSGCMSSALLGAFLAMENSVESAAACCAFMGIAGELAAEKTRKIGGGTMTFHDAFLDEVSLMTPEKCKRCRINPL; translated from the coding sequence ATGGAAGAAAAACTGATATCAATTCGGAATCAGATAATAGAAAAACGTCCTATCGTGCAGTGTATTACCAATGCGGTGACCGTCAATGACTGCGCAAACCTGCTGCTTGCGGCGGGCGCCTCGGTGACGATGGCACACCATCCGTTAGAGGTGGAGGAGATTGCGGCAGGAAGCACCGCTCTGGTCTGTAATTTTGGCGCAATCGCAGATTATGAGGCGATGGAAAAAGCGGGGCGCATCGTGCATGAAAAAGGTCACGCCATCGTGATTGACCCGGTTGGTGTATCCGGCTCCACTTACAGGAGAACGAAGTGCCTGGAGTTGATGGAAAAAGTCCATCCGTCCTGCATTCGTGGAAATTATTCCGAAATCCGCTCGTTGCTGGAACATTGCTCCACGGTGACCGGTGTCGATTCGGCAGATCAAAAAATTGACATTGAGGCAATGAAAACATTTGCAAAAAAAGAGCAGACAATTCTCATCGCATCCGGGGAAAAAGATATTATCACAGACGGAACAACCACTTTTTCCTGTGAAAACGGGGATGCCTTCATGGCAAGAATTACCGGAAGCGGCTGCATGTCTTCGGCGCTTCTTGGTGCATTCCTTGCGATGGAAAACAGCGTAGAAAGTGCCGCGGCCTGCTGTGCATTCATGGGAATTGCAGGCGAGCTTGCAGCAGAAAAGACAAGAAAAATTGGTGGCGGAACGATGACGTTTCACGATGCATTCCTGGATGAAGTCTCACTGATGACACCGGAAAAATGCAAACGATGCCGTATCAATCCGCTTTAG
- the thiW gene encoding energy coupling factor transporter S component ThiW: MKTFNLKKLTLTAIFAAIAVVGSLFSFPVFGSKCAPIQHLVNILCAVTVGPWWGLAQAFTASVIRNLLGLGSPLAFPGSMCGALLGGLLYRYGKKLPFAYLGEVLGTGILGGMLSYPVAYFVMGNQAAAIFTFVVPFLISTCGGTILAIVLTMPLKKTGILGKMKESLEQ; encoded by the coding sequence ATGAAAACGTTTAACTTGAAAAAATTAACATTAACTGCCATTTTTGCAGCAATTGCAGTGGTAGGAAGCTTATTTTCTTTTCCGGTGTTTGGCTCAAAATGTGCACCAATTCAGCATCTTGTCAATATTTTATGTGCCGTGACCGTGGGACCATGGTGGGGACTTGCGCAGGCTTTTACGGCTTCTGTCATTCGAAATCTGCTTGGACTTGGAAGCCCGCTTGCTTTTCCAGGCAGTATGTGCGGAGCATTGCTTGGAGGACTTCTCTATCGCTATGGGAAAAAACTGCCTTTTGCCTATCTCGGCGAGGTGCTTGGAACCGGAATTTTAGGTGGAATGCTTTCCTATCCGGTGGCATATTTTGTGATGGGAAACCAGGCAGCAGCAATATTTACATTTGTAGTTCCATTTCTGATTAGTACCTGTGGTGGAACCATTTTGGCGATAGTTCTTACTATGCCATTAAAGAAAACCGGAATTCTTGGAAAAATGAAGGAAAGTCTGGAGCAATAA
- the thiD gene encoding bifunctional hydroxymethylpyrimidine kinase/phosphomethylpyrimidine kinase, which yields MKTALTIAGSDSSGGAGIQADIKTMMANGVYAMSAITALTAQNTTGVTGIMEVTPDFLAAQLDSIFTDIRPDAVKTGMVSSCEIIEKIVEKLTEYQAKNIVVDPVMVATSGAKLISDEAISTLKEKLFPIATVITPNIPEAEELSGMEIQTKEDMEQAAEKICDSYGCAVLLKGGHQRNDASDLLFQKGKKPVWFEGKRIDNPNTHGTGCTLSSAIASNLAKGYDLETSVCYAKNYISGALAAMLDLGKGSGPMNHAFAIKGEYQNENV from the coding sequence ATGAAGACAGCACTGACAATTGCCGGAAGTGATTCAAGTGGTGGAGCCGGAATCCAGGCGGACATCAAGACCATGATGGCAAACGGAGTCTACGCGATGAGCGCAATCACAGCACTTACCGCGCAGAATACGACAGGAGTAACAGGAATTATGGAGGTAACGCCGGACTTTTTGGCGGCGCAGCTGGATAGTATTTTTACAGATATCCGACCGGATGCGGTCAAGACAGGAATGGTTTCTTCCTGTGAAATCATCGAAAAGATTGTAGAAAAATTAACAGAGTACCAGGCAAAAAATATCGTGGTTGACCCGGTTATGGTAGCAACCAGCGGTGCAAAGCTGATTAGTGATGAGGCGATTTCTACGCTAAAAGAAAAACTATTTCCAATTGCAACCGTGATTACGCCAAATATTCCGGAAGCAGAGGAATTGTCCGGAATGGAGATTCAGACGAAAGAGGACATGGAACAGGCAGCAGAAAAAATTTGTGACAGCTACGGTTGTGCAGTTTTATTAAAAGGTGGCCATCAAAGAAATGATGCCAGTGACCTTCTTTTTCAAAAAGGAAAGAAACCGGTCTGGTTTGAGGGAAAAAGGATTGACAATCCGAATACGCATGGCACGGGTTGTACCTTATCCTCAGCAATTGCGTCGAATCTTGCAAAAGGCTACGACCTTGAAACATCCGTTTGTTATGCGAAAAATTATATTTCCGGAGCACTCGCAGCGATGCTTGACCTTGGAAAGGGCAGCGGTCCGATGAATCATGCATTTGCAATCAAAGGAGAGTATCAAAATGAAAACGTTTAA
- a CDS encoding DUF2798 domain-containing protein, with amino-acid sequence MPKTKLQEVVFTILMVFVMVYAMICYNIALNMGGMSNVVFLNAFHELIIMGPIAFILDFFLFGSLSKKLAFRIVTPGVDKPIMLILAISSITVCLMCPSMSLAATLLFKHAGKEVIAVWLETTALNFPMAFFWQIFFAGPLVRRIFGLIFKEKEEQVMEEESDYLEGGKAR; translated from the coding sequence ATGCCAAAAACAAAATTACAAGAAGTCGTTTTCACCATTTTAATGGTATTCGTCATGGTTTATGCCATGATTTGCTACAATATTGCACTGAATATGGGAGGAATGAGCAATGTTGTATTTTTAAATGCGTTCCATGAATTGATTATTATGGGACCAATCGCATTCATTCTGGATTTCTTTTTATTCGGAAGCCTTTCCAAAAAACTTGCATTCCGTATTGTGACACCAGGCGTGGACAAGCCAATCATGCTTATCCTTGCAATCTCATCCATCACAGTATGCCTGATGTGCCCATCCATGAGCCTTGCAGCAACACTTTTATTCAAACATGCTGGAAAAGAAGTGATTGCGGTCTGGCTTGAGACCACAGCACTCAATTTCCCAATGGCGTTCTTCTGGCAGATTTTCTTTGCCGGACCACTGGTTCGTAGAATTTTCGGACTGATTTTCAAAGAAAAAGAAGAGCAGGTCATGGAAGAAGAAAGTGACTATCTAGAAGGTGGAAAAGCAAGATAG
- a CDS encoding methyl-accepting chemotaxis protein: MEKIHKQNHTMILIGVTLLSIMTLFAYGINKSGLIGVAVLLVSGVISTVCRYVVKDDLVKALCITVIPSLATLIYAGVQGGNSIAFIANFALLAMMTGYFDRRYIFYYVVPIGTISFICALVKPEVIDGADYTRAGALTKVVLLILIAMILINATMRGRRLLKKTEETLDVVKENGDLANGIATNLNQAINECENGVKELVVQADSVSQSAQQMGSVVEGTTNATIAVNDRISKANDEIDRNYDLAKQLENSFGDVSRAVKTGNTEAENVKTDLEEMSKTVSSAQGATNELLAEMNRITDILGEINAIASQTNLLSLNASIEAARAGEHGRGFAVVADEIRTLSEQSSQAADNIKQILNGLANTTHDVSSKINEGANAAVGGVEKMVELLKVFETILSTTHEAHDVVREEYQVIENVKRDFEEIHGEIETLVATTEENTAMITSIAESISSQRDSVQGVQNEISNITDLSGRLSDHFTQES, from the coding sequence ATGGAGAAAATACATAAACAAAACCATACGATGATATTGATTGGTGTGACACTGTTGTCGATTATGACACTGTTTGCCTATGGAATAAACAAAAGTGGACTGATAGGTGTGGCAGTGTTATTAGTCAGCGGTGTCATTTCAACAGTTTGTAGATATGTTGTAAAAGATGACCTGGTAAAGGCACTTTGCATTACGGTGATACCATCACTTGCAACTTTGATTTATGCAGGTGTTCAGGGTGGAAATTCGATTGCATTTATTGCAAACTTTGCTTTGCTCGCAATGATGACAGGATATTTTGATCGCAGATATATTTTCTATTATGTAGTGCCGATTGGAACCATTTCATTCATTTGTGCGCTTGTAAAACCAGAGGTGATTGATGGTGCAGACTATACAAGAGCAGGCGCACTTACAAAAGTAGTGTTATTGATTTTGATTGCCATGATTTTAATCAACGCAACGATGCGGGGAAGACGTCTTTTAAAGAAGACAGAAGAGACGCTTGATGTTGTAAAAGAGAACGGAGATTTGGCAAATGGAATCGCAACGAATTTAAACCAGGCAATCAACGAATGTGAAAATGGCGTAAAAGAACTTGTGGTACAGGCAGATTCGGTCAGCCAGTCAGCGCAGCAGATGGGTTCTGTGGTAGAGGGAACGACAAATGCTACGATTGCGGTAAATGATCGGATCAGCAAGGCTAATGATGAAATTGACCGAAATTACGATTTGGCAAAACAGCTTGAAAACAGCTTCGGCGATGTCAGCCGCGCAGTAAAGACCGGAAATACAGAAGCGGAGAATGTAAAAACGGATTTAGAGGAGATGTCAAAGACAGTTTCCTCGGCGCAGGGAGCGACCAACGAGCTTTTGGCTGAGATGAACCGAATCACGGATATTTTAGGAGAAATCAATGCAATCGCATCGCAGACGAATCTGTTGTCTTTGAATGCATCTATCGAGGCAGCCAGAGCCGGTGAACACGGAAGAGGTTTTGCGGTTGTAGCAGATGAAATCAGAACATTGTCGGAACAAAGTTCCCAGGCAGCAGATAATATCAAACAGATTTTAAATGGACTTGCCAATACGACACATGACGTATCTTCCAAAATAAACGAAGGTGCGAATGCGGCAGTTGGCGGCGTGGAGAAGATGGTAGAGCTTTTGAAAGTGTTTGAGACGATTCTCTCGACCACACACGAAGCACATGATGTTGTGCGTGAAGAATATCAGGTCATTGAAAATGTAAAACGTGATTTTGAAGAAATTCATGGAGAAATTGAGACACTTGTTGCCACAACAGAGGAGAACACCGCAATGATTACAAGCATTGCAGAAAGTATTTCTTCCCAAAGAGATTCCGTTCAAGGTGTGCAAAATGAGATTTCCAATATCACAGACCTTTCCGGACGCCTCAGTGACCATTTTACACAGGAATCCTAG
- the spoIIID gene encoding sporulation transcriptional regulator SpoIIID yields the protein MKGYIEERAMEIARYIIENNATVRQAAKHYGISKSTVHKDVTERLAQINPSLAKETRQVLDVNKSERHIRGGLATREKYLHQHG from the coding sequence TTGAAAGGTTATATTGAGGAAAGAGCGATGGAAATCGCCAGATATATTATCGAAAACAATGCGACCGTAAGACAGGCGGCAAAACATTATGGGATTAGCAAGAGTACGGTACATAAGGACGTCACGGAACGTTTGGCACAGATTAATCCATCATTGGCAAAAGAGACCAGACAGGTTTTAGACGTCAATAAGTCGGAGCGCCATATCAGGGGAGGGCTTGCAACAAGAGAAAAATATTTACATCAGCATGGATGA
- a CDS encoding HD-GYP domain-containing protein: MITCDDINLFFETYRENRKECFRWDDRIFCSNTKEIWLSTMKKRAFAVHKIYAQNDSLLDRSLLPLLSAPSELNEAQADCLLNWLKRFYYGKDDEPFLILSLAELLLPFYEKRNDTENLIFLYTCGGYSCLEISQMFDRSVGKKSVEYYKKVISYQDSLDTIQNPLNKTCIFVAYANLICVEPILQNISLEEAYSFWQQLYLLYFSLKKNPQIWNEKRIPELIRTTLESFLSSGLFLDLEHLFEDSPIRPLIDEIAYARFSTLLQNAKNPMDVDVDFVMDYYLVLAKKGLTTWDKCWQSMGDLYLHQLKHVHEKADANLTGFYFVFPIILIETIEKTTLPEDLRDLKKHFYLNVSRKFLKNYPAGFRSYEINYAIQRFAFHPAVLNCFPTRKEKELFLFDVILCRHLMTFTHSVMVAKLAEAILPYIFKYAPELFLTKNGYYNSVQEVLAHQEQIRDYIHSAALLHDVGKNAMVDIINTQHRKISNHEFSIIQMHPQKGYEYLSSDPDFDIYKDVAIGHHRSYDGRMGYPMSFDNRNSAYAPAIDLIRICDCLDAATDNLTRYYRIPKSFDEVMQEFIQGKGTQYHPGMIDLIWEHNSLYEELRWLATEGRSNTYYEIYQRFIRKNESES; the protein is encoded by the coding sequence ATGATAACATGCGATGATATAAACCTGTTCTTTGAAACATATCGTGAAAATAGGAAAGAATGTTTTAGGTGGGATGATCGCATCTTTTGTTCTAATACAAAAGAAATCTGGCTTAGCACCATGAAAAAACGTGCCTTCGCCGTTCACAAAATATATGCACAAAATGATTCCCTGCTTGACCGTAGTCTGCTTCCGCTCCTTTCCGCTCCATCCGAGCTGAATGAGGCACAGGCTGACTGCCTTTTAAACTGGCTGAAACGGTTTTATTATGGAAAAGATGATGAACCCTTTCTCATTCTTAGCCTAGCGGAACTTTTGCTACCTTTTTATGAAAAAAGAAACGATACAGAGAATCTGATTTTTCTTTATACCTGTGGTGGCTACTCCTGTCTTGAGATTTCTCAGATGTTCGACCGGTCTGTCGGAAAGAAATCCGTCGAATATTATAAAAAAGTAATCTCATATCAGGATTCTTTGGATACCATCCAGAATCCATTAAATAAAACATGTATTTTTGTTGCATACGCAAATTTAATCTGTGTGGAGCCGATTTTACAAAATATCTCCTTAGAGGAGGCCTATTCCTTCTGGCAGCAGCTTTACCTGCTTTATTTTTCTTTGAAAAAAAATCCCCAGATTTGGAATGAAAAAAGGATTCCGGAACTGATTCGCACGACATTGGAAAGCTTTCTTTCCAGCGGACTTTTCCTGGATTTGGAACATCTTTTTGAGGATTCCCCGATTCGCCCCTTAATTGACGAGATTGCTTATGCACGCTTTTCCACCCTATTACAGAATGCGAAAAATCCTATGGATGTCGATGTGGATTTTGTCATGGACTACTATCTGGTTCTTGCCAAAAAAGGCTTAACGACCTGGGACAAATGCTGGCAATCCATGGGTGACCTTTATCTGCATCAATTAAAACACGTTCACGAGAAAGCTGACGCCAACCTGACCGGTTTTTATTTTGTTTTTCCAATTATTCTCATTGAGACAATCGAAAAGACAACGCTCCCGGAAGACCTTCGTGATTTGAAAAAACATTTTTATCTGAATGTCTCCAGAAAATTTCTAAAAAATTACCCTGCAGGTTTTCGCTCGTATGAGATTAATTACGCCATCCAGCGTTTTGCTTTCCATCCTGCCGTGTTAAACTGTTTTCCAACAAGAAAAGAAAAAGAACTGTTTCTCTTCGATGTGATTCTTTGCAGACATCTGATGACGTTTACACATTCGGTTATGGTAGCAAAATTAGCGGAGGCCATTCTTCCTTATATATTCAAGTATGCGCCGGAACTTTTCCTGACCAAAAATGGATATTATAACTCCGTGCAGGAAGTCTTAGCGCATCAAGAGCAGATTCGTGACTACATCCACAGTGCCGCACTTTTACACGATGTTGGGAAAAATGCGATGGTCGATATCATCAATACACAACACCGTAAAATTTCAAACCATGAATTTTCGATTATTCAAATGCATCCACAGAAAGGATATGAATATCTTTCCAGTGATCCGGATTTTGACATTTATAAAGATGTTGCCATTGGGCACCACCGTTCCTACGATGGACGCATGGGTTATCCTATGAGCTTTGACAATCGAAACAGTGCCTACGCGCCTGCCATCGACTTAATCCGTATTTGTGACTGTCTGGATGCTGCAACCGACAATCTGACCCGTTATTACCGCATTCCAAAATCTTTTGACGAGGTCATGCAGGAATTTATTCAGGGAAAAGGGACACAATATCATCCTGGTATGATTGATTTAATCTGGGAACACAACTCCCTTTACGAGGAACTTCGCTGGCTTGCCACAGAAGGACGCAGCAACACGTATTACGAAATTTATCAGCGATTCATTCGAAAAAATGAATCTGAATCTTGA
- a CDS encoding DMT family transporter — MLTEKNKGIFFIILAAFFFSLMSLFVRLSGDIPSMQKSFFRNAVALVFATIILCKNHISFVPKRENLLLLILRAFFGTLGLFCNFYAIGKLPLSDANMLNKLSPFFAIIFSFLLLKEKVAPYQVICVVSAFIGTLFILRPGFDNMVTFPALIGLLGGLGAGIAYTMVRILSGRHEQSAYIVFFFSAFSCLASLPFFIFSYTPMSLKQVGFLLLAGLAASGGQFSITAAYSHAPAKEISVYDYTQIIFSSLWGILFLGEFPTTASIIGYVIICGASVAMFLIRRKREA; from the coding sequence ATGTTAACTGAAAAAAATAAAGGTATCTTTTTTATTATCCTGGCAGCATTTTTCTTTTCACTGATGAGCCTTTTTGTCAGACTTTCCGGGGATATCCCGTCCATGCAAAAAAGTTTCTTCCGAAATGCTGTCGCATTGGTTTTTGCCACCATTATCCTATGCAAGAATCACATTTCTTTTGTACCAAAACGGGAAAACCTTCTTCTTTTGATTTTGCGGGCTTTCTTTGGAACACTTGGACTTTTTTGTAATTTTTACGCCATCGGAAAGCTTCCGCTCTCGGATGCAAATATGTTGAATAAATTATCCCCGTTTTTTGCCATTATTTTTTCTTTTCTTCTTTTAAAAGAAAAAGTGGCCCCTTACCAGGTGATTTGTGTGGTTTCCGCCTTTATCGGAACACTTTTTATTCTACGTCCCGGATTTGACAACATGGTAACGTTTCCGGCCTTAATTGGACTCCTTGGCGGTCTTGGTGCCGGCATTGCATACACCATGGTTCGAATTTTAAGTGGCAGACACGAGCAAAGTGCATACATTGTTTTCTTCTTCTCAGCCTTTTCGTGCCTTGCCTCACTGCCGTTTTTCATTTTTTCTTACACACCAATGAGTTTAAAGCAGGTCGGATTTCTTCTGTTAGCAGGACTTGCAGCATCCGGCGGACAGTTCTCCATCACGGCTGCCTACTCTCATGCCCCGGCAAAAGAAATCTCAGTGTACGACTACACACAGATTATTTTTTCTTCTCTCTGGGGTATCCTCTTCCTTGGCGAATTTCCAACCACGGCAAGTATCATTGGCTATGTCATCATCTGTGGTGCCTCCGTCGCGATGTTCTTAATCCGCCGCAAACGGGAAGCGTAA
- a CDS encoding DUF389 domain-containing protein, whose translation MEQVRQVLKKAFNIHGDSASYEEIEERILSGGEVRGTNLCILVLAIFIASIGLNMNSTAVIIGAMLISPLMGGIMAIGYGLATSDFIQARNSTVGLLVQVFVCLVISTLYFTFSPISTASSELLARTNPTIWDVLIASFGGFAGIIGTTRKEKSNVIPGVAIATALMPPLCTAGYGLATKNLSYFGGAMYLFLINTYFICFTTVIGLQVLKVPVKKTVSPEVRKKIRRRAFQSTMIMIIPSLIFGYRMVVQELNTSQAVHTTNMGSIDVERITKELKVLYPQIDEIQIGYLVNYDEESDQNKEELTVLIYCNDKISEKNQEILTKLLKIDTDSDDIRFVMR comes from the coding sequence ATGGAACAAGTAAGACAAGTATTAAAAAAGGCATTTAACATACATGGGGACAGTGCCTCTTATGAAGAAATCGAGGAACGGATTCTAAGTGGTGGAGAAGTAAGAGGAACGAATCTGTGTATTCTGGTTCTTGCAATTTTCATTGCATCAATCGGACTTAATATGAACTCAACCGCGGTTATTATCGGTGCAATGCTGATTTCCCCGTTGATGGGTGGAATTATGGCAATCGGTTATGGACTTGCGACAAGTGATTTTATCCAGGCACGAAATTCTACGGTAGGACTTTTGGTACAGGTGTTTGTCTGTCTTGTGATTTCAACGCTTTACTTTACTTTTTCACCGATTTCAACAGCATCCTCTGAGCTGTTGGCAAGGACAAACCCGACAATCTGGGATGTGTTGATAGCAAGTTTTGGTGGTTTTGCAGGAATTATCGGAACGACGCGAAAAGAAAAATCAAATGTGATTCCAGGTGTCGCAATTGCAACTGCATTGATGCCACCACTTTGTACAGCCGGATATGGACTTGCGACCAAGAATCTGTCCTATTTTGGCGGTGCAATGTACCTTTTTTTGATTAATACCTATTTCATTTGCTTTACAACTGTAATTGGATTGCAGGTGTTGAAGGTTCCGGTGAAGAAGACAGTAAGTCCGGAAGTCCGCAAAAAGATTCGAAGAAGGGCATTCCAAAGCACCATGATTATGATTATACCAAGTCTGATTTTTGGATACCGTATGGTGGTTCAGGAGCTGAACACTTCACAGGCGGTTCATACTACGAATATGGGAAGTATTGATGTGGAGCGTATTACAAAAGAACTAAAGGTGCTCTATCCGCAAATTGATGAGATTCAGATTGGTTATCTGGTAAATTATGATGAAGAAAGTGACCAAAATAAAGAAGAACTCACGGTTTTGATTTATTGTAATGATAAGATTTCAGAGAAAAATCAGGAAATATTGACGAAGCTTCTAAAAATTGATACCGACTCGGATGACATCCGCTTTGTAATGAGATAG
- a CDS encoding methionyl aminopeptidase, producing the protein MSVKLGRNDPCWCKSGKKYKACHQAFDEKIAMYASKGCIVPSHDIIKNADEIAGIKESAKINVAVLDYIEEHIHAGMTTEEIDKIVYEKTTKMGGIPAPLHYEGYPYSVCTSVNEQVCHGFPSKDVVLQEGDIINVDVSTILNGYFSDSSRMFCIGEVSPEKKKLVEVTKECVELGLKEVKPWGFLGDMGQAVHDHAFANGYTVVREIGGHGIGLQFHEDPWVGYNSKRGEEMLMVPGMIFTIEPMVNMGKADIYVDSKNDWEVYTEDGLPSAQWEIQVLVTEDGHEVISW; encoded by the coding sequence ATGTCAGTAAAATTAGGAAGAAATGATCCATGTTGGTGTAAAAGTGGCAAAAAATATAAGGCGTGTCATCAGGCATTTGATGAAAAGATTGCAATGTATGCGTCAAAAGGATGCATTGTGCCAAGTCATGACATCATCAAAAATGCAGATGAGATTGCCGGAATCAAAGAGAGCGCGAAAATCAATGTGGCAGTTTTAGATTATATTGAAGAGCATATCCATGCCGGTATGACGACAGAAGAAATTGATAAGATTGTCTATGAGAAGACGACAAAGATGGGAGGAATTCCTGCGCCACTTCATTATGAGGGATATCCATATAGCGTTTGTACATCTGTGAATGAGCAGGTTTGTCATGGTTTCCCATCCAAAGATGTGGTATTACAGGAGGGAGATATCATCAATGTGGATGTCTCCACGATTTTGAATGGCTATTTTTCAGATTCTTCCAGAATGTTTTGTATCGGAGAGGTCAGTCCTGAGAAAAAGAAACTGGTAGAAGTAACCAAGGAATGTGTCGAGTTAGGATTGAAAGAAGTAAAACCATGGGGATTCTTAGGTGACATGGGTCAGGCTGTGCATGACCATGCATTTGCAAATGGATACACAGTTGTCCGTGAAATTGGTGGTCATGGAATCGGTTTACAGTTCCATGAGGATCCTTGGGTTGGGTACAACTCCAAGAGAGGAGAGGAAATGTTAATGGTTCCAGGCATGATATTCACGATAGAACCAATGGTGAATATGGGAAAAGCGGACATTTATGTGGACTCTAAGAACGATTGGGAAGTATATACAGAAGATGGATTGCCATCTGCACAGTGGGAGATTCAGGTTCTTGTAACAGAGGACGGTCACGAAGTGATTAGCTGGTAA
- a CDS encoding GatB/YqeY domain-containing protein — translation MQLEQLQKDMIAAMKARDKVRKDAISSLISAAKKVAIDEGCRDDIKEELVNRVILKEMKTVKEQIETCPADRTDLIEEYQTRYKIFEEYAPAMMSEEEVEAFIKEKFADVVATKNKGMIMKNVMPELKGKADGKVINQVVARLCQ, via the coding sequence ATGCAGTTAGAACAATTACAAAAAGATATGATAGCAGCGATGAAAGCGAGAGATAAAGTACGCAAGGATGCCATCTCATCTTTGATTTCAGCAGCAAAGAAAGTTGCGATTGATGAAGGATGCAGAGACGATATTAAGGAAGAATTAGTTAATCGTGTTATTTTAAAAGAGATGAAGACGGTAAAAGAACAGATTGAGACCTGCCCGGCAGACCGTACAGACTTAATCGAGGAATACCAGACAAGATATAAGATTTTTGAGGAATATGCACCAGCGATGATGTCAGAGGAAGAAGTTGAGGCATTTATCAAAGAGAAATTTGCAGATGTAGTTGCAACCAAGAATAAAGGTATGATTATGAAAAATGTCATGCCAGAGTTAAAGGGCAAAGCAGACGGTAAGGTGATTAACCAGGTAGTTGCAAGACTTTGCCAGTAG